The sequence TAAAGCCGCGGCCACTGAACAATCCTGTGACCCGAGAAAGGACTCCAGGTTTATTTTGAAGAAGAACTGAAAGTGTATGTTTCATCGGTTTATCCTGTGAATATAGAAAATCTAGTTGTTCATAAGGTGCCTGAGGGTAGGCACCTTTAACCATTTTACTTTAGTGTTGCTATGGACAAAAAGTATCAGACAAGAAGCATCTCAGTGGTAGCTTTACCAGCAGGCACCATTGGGAATACACCTTCTTCCCGGGAAATACGGAAATCCAGGATAACGGTATTTTTCTTTACTGCTTCCAGGGCCTGTTTTATGGTCGCTTCTACTTCACTGGTTTTGTCACATCGAATACCCACAGCACCGTATGCTTCAGCAAGGAGAACGAAGTCGGGAGTGACTTCCATAACAGTTGCAGCGTAGCGTTTGTCGTAGAAGAGTTCCTGCCACTGACGAACCATACCAAGGTAGTTGTTGTTTAATATGCAAACAATGACAGGGCAGTTGTACTGTTTTGCTGTTGCCAGTTCCTGGATGTTCATCTGGATGGAGCCATCACCGGCCACATCAATGACGGTGGCATCTGGGAATGCCATCTTGGCGCCAATGGCAGCAGGAAGACCGTACCCCATGGTTCCTAAACCACCAGAGGTGACCAGGCGTCTTGGTTTGTTAAATTTATAAAACTGGGCTGCCCACATCTGATTCTGGCCAACCTCTGTTGTGATGATGGCATCGCCACCGGTCAGTTCGTCGAGTTTTTCAATAACGAACTGTGGTTTAATCACTTCCCCCTCATCGAGGTATGCCATGGGGTGTTTCTTTGTCCATTCTGCGATTATTTCGATCCATGGGGTGTGGGAGGCCGCTGCCTCTTCAATGTTGGCACCGGAAGAGTCAAGCCAGCTGTTCATAGCAGTGAGTGCATGCTTACAGTCAGCAACGATTGGAATGTCAACGGTAACATTTTTACTGATGGACGTAGGGTCGATATCTATGTGGATGATTTTGGCGTGTGGTGCAAAGGCGTCAATCCGGCCGGTAACACGGTCATCAAAACGAGCACCAACTGCGATAAGGACATCACTTTTGGCAACAGCCATATTCGCAGTATAGCTTCCGTGCATGCCAAGCATTCCCATGGAGAGAGGGTCTTTTCCAGGGAAACCACCGAGGCCCATAAGGGTCATGGTAACGGGAATATTCAGTTTTCTGGCCAGCTCTGTGACTTCTTCATTACTGTTGGAAAGGATGACTCCACCGCCAATGTAGAGAACGGGCTGTTTGGCCTTCAGGATGGTTTTGCATGCTTTTTCCACCTGTCCCATATGGGGTTCATAGGTGGGCTGGTAATTCTGCATGCGGATGGGTTTCTTTTCCGTGAACTCAACCATGGAAGCAACCACATCTTTTGGCAGGTCAATAAGGACAGGACCGGGACGACCGGTACGGGCTATGTGAAAGGCCTCGCGTAGGGTCGGAACCAGATCTTCAGCTTTGCTCACCAGATAATTGTGTTTGGTGCAGGGCCGGGTAATACCTACGATATCAACTTCCTGAAAAGCATCGTTACCAATAAGAGGTGTGGGGACCTGACCAGTAAGGATAACCATCGGAATGGAATCCATATAAGCAGTGGCGATGGCAGTAACACCATTTGTGGCGCCGGGACCAGAAGTAAGAAGCGCAACCCCAACCTCTCCAGTTACTCGGGCAAGTCCATCTGCTGCATGAACAGCTCCCTGCTCATGACGGACAAGGACGTGCTGAATTTCGGAATCCAGAAGCGTATCATAGAGGTCGATAACTGCACCGCCAGGAAAACCAAAGATTGTTTTAACCCCCTCTTCAAGGAGGCACTGTATGATAGCTTCAGAGCCTGTTATTTTTTCCATGAACCTTCTTCCTCTTGTATGTATGTTAAGGTTTTATTAGAAAGGTTGTCAGTAAATAGATACGACATTAATTTGCATAAGAGGATGAAATATATCTAGGAACCGTCTGGATGTCAATATTTAGAAGGGGCTGAAGGAGAAAATTGCCACAAATAGTCGGTTTTTAAGGCTCACAGCTATTCACTACTTGACAAGTGGGCTCTATGGTGATTATTTATTCTGACTATAATTATTAAATAAATTAAACCTTAAGAGATTTTCATGTATCTTCAAACCATCCTACTAGGCCTGCTACTATCCCTGCTTAGGGAATCGTCTGTGGTGGGAATTGGAGAGTTCTGAAACGTACATCGTTAAAATTACTTAATAATCCGAAAGGCCGCAGCGTTTACTGCGGCCTTTTTTTGTTTGGGCTGGGATAAACGGTTTGAAAGCGACTGGCATCGGGCAACAAAAAAGAGGAAGAGTATGAGATCTGAAACTGTGAAAAAATACAGGCCTTATCCTGGAATTGATCTGCCGGATCGTTCCTGGCCAAATAATACCATCAGTAAAGCTCCAATCTGGTGTAGTGTCGATTTGCGGGATGGTAACCAGGCGCTGGTCCAGCCAATGAATCTGCAACAGAAACTTGAGCTTTTTCAACTCCTGGTCGATGTGGGTTTTAAAGAAATTGAAATAGGCTTCCCATCGGCATCCGAGGTTGAATTTGCCTTTGCAAGAAGGCTAATTGACGATGGCTTGATTCCTGGAGACGTAACGATCCAGGTGCTTACTCCTGCCCGTGAAAGTCTTATCCATAAAAGTTTTGAGGCGGTTAAAGGTGCCCGCAGGGTTGTGATGCATCTTTATAATTCCACTTCCACTCTGCAGCGCCGTGCGGTTTTTAAGATGAGTCGTAATGAGATAACGGCACTTGGTGTGGAAGGGGCGCGTATTATTAAGGAAGAGGCCGAGAAATGTCCGGAAACTGAATTTCGCTTTGAGTATTCTCCGGAAAGCTTCACTGGAACAGAGCTGGATTTTGCTCTGTCCATCTGTGAAGCCGTCATGGATGTGTGGCAGCCAACGGCACTCAAACCAGTCATTATCAACCTTCCCTCCACCGTCGAAATGGCGACACCGAATGTGTACGCTGATCAGATCGAATGGTTTTGCAGACATATGAAAAATCGTGAAGCCGCTATTGTCAGTCTTCATGCTCACAATGACAGAGGCTGTGCGGTTGCGGCAACTGAACTTGCTTTAATGGCAGGTGGTGACAGGGTTGAAGGTACCCTTTTCGGTAATGGTGAACGTACCGGAAATGTAGATATCATCACTTTGGCACTTAATATGTTTACACAGGGGGTAGATCCCGAACTTAATCTTCATGATATGAACCGGTTGATAGCCGTCTCCGAGCAGGTGACTGACATTCCCGTTCACGTCAGGCATCCCTACGCTGGAGAGCTTGTGTATACCGCCTTTTCAGGTTCGCATCAGGATGCTATTAATAAAGGAATGGATCTCTGTGAACGTGAAGGGCAGGGGAAATGGGAAGTACCTTATCTGCCCATTGATCCCAGGGACGTTGGCAGGACCTATGAGTCTATTATTCGAATCAACAGTCAATCTGGAAAGGGGGGAGTTGCCTACGTAATGGACAGAGAGTTTGGGCTGAAGATGCCAAAATCCATGCATCCTGAATTTGGCTCCATCGTCCAGAAGGTTACTGACAGTGTCGGGCGGGAACTTCAGCTCTCGGAAATATGGGCAGCATTTGAAAAGGAATATTTGCTCGGAAAAGCTCCTTTTTTCTTGAACAGCTTTGATGTAGTGAAACGCCATATTGATAATGATGAGCAGGCATCATCTGCAGAAATTGAAGCAGTGGTTTTGGTAAATGGAGAGAAGAGGACAATACGTGGTGGAGGAAATGGTCCACTGGATGCTTTTTGTGCAGCACTGAAATCAGAGATCGCCGAGGATTTTCTTCTGAGCAGTTATCATGAGCACGCCTTAACAGAAAGTTCCAGTTCCAGGGCAGTCGCCTACATTCAGGTTACGCAACCAGATGGTACAAAAAAATGGGGTGTTGGAATGGATACTGATATTATTGTTGCATCCATCAAGGCGGTGCTAAGTGCCTTGAATCGATTTGTCTGATTTCGTCATATGTGCCTGATAGTTTCGTAAGGTATCCTTTGCGGAACTATCGGTTTAATAGATAGAAAAAAATACCACCTGCAGCCAGCCAGATATTGGTAATATTGGAAATAGTGATGTTGAGTATAGCGGCGAGTGGTTTTTTACGGCTGAGCAGGGCCAGACATGATTTAAATTCGGGCCATGATGTGAGGGAGGCAAGAACCAGGAATCCTATTACTCCTTTTGGCGCTTTAGAATGTTCAGCCGCAAATGTAACCACAGGGTCAAGAAAATATCCAGAACTAAGCAGGAGTAAGATTGCAGGTATCAGCCAGCGTCTGGCACCCTCATGATACATTTCGTCACTCTCTTCTTCGCCTTCATTCGGGCGTAGAAAAAAAAGCGGCAGGGTCAGTAACAGCGCCGTAATCAACCAGTATTTGTAATAGGATGTTGGTATGCAGTAGAAACCGATGGCAAGAGTTGCTGTGCTCAGGATTGTGACAGTGCTGTAGAGCGGTTTGGTTTTCACTGTCTGCCAGGTCATTTTACAAATCACTGCGGCAGTAATCAGAAGAATAGGGTTCATGAAATTTGAACCAAGGGGTGTAGATGCGGCAAAAAGGACATCACCGGCAGCAAGACCGACAATAAGACAAAGTGCTTCCGGGCCATTGGTTATGAATCCTGTGACGGTACCAATTCCTTTAATATGCTTAATGGACTCAATAATAATTTCCACAGACAAGCCGATAAGCATCATCTCAATTATGATTCCGGATGCTCCAAGAAAAGAGAGCTGGACATTGCCCTGAAAAATCAGACTGCTCCCGCAAAAAAATGCCAGAACCAGAACCCACACCACTAGATCTAAGCGTGTTACTGAACTGAGAATAAGCTGTCTCACGGTTTCCGTACCTTTGTCAGAAATGCTTCGATTTTATCTCGATTGAGGAGGATACCGCTGATTTGTCCTTCGCCGTATTTCAGGGTCGGAATAAACATCACGCCATCTTTAAGAGCTCGCAGAGGGCTGGTTAGTATTTCGACTTCTTCCAGTTCTATGTCGTTCATGTTTGCCAAGAGTTCATCCAGAACTTTTTTTGCCATATGGCAACGAGGTCAGAGACTTGAGTGGTAAAAAGTGATGGTCATAATTTTCAGTTTATATGAGTTTGTGATAGTTGCTTTATTGAAATACAAAGGATACTATCAAAAGGAAAGAATGTCACAGAAGATACACTGAAACCCTAAAGCTGTTCAACAAGAGTTTTTTTGTTCCGGGACCTATGAATTCATATCCTCCTCTGATAATTGTTGATGATCAGCGTTTTCTCCAGCATGATACCGGTGGTGGGGATCATCCAGAAACAGCAGCCAGACTGCAGGTTATACGCAGATCTCTTAAGTCAAGTGACTGTTATCCGTCTCTCTCTTTTTTGTCACCACAGGCAGCTACCCGCAGTGATCTTACCCGGGTTCACAGTGAAAACTGGCTCTTTCGTTTTGAAGAATCAGTTCTTGCCGGTCAAACCTATATTGATCATTTCGACAATCAGGTCTGTTATGACTCTTACGATATAGCGTGCCTTGCTGCAGGTGCCGGAATTTCCGCCATAGATCTCATTGAAGAGGGAAAGGGGGATAACATATTCTGCCTGGTTCGTCCTCCCGGACATCATGCGGAACGCAGTGTTCCTTTTGGCTTCTGTTTCTTTAATAATTGTGTGGTAGCCGCCAGATACTGGCAACATAAATACCATAAAAGACGAGTTCTTATTTTTGATTTTGATGCCCACCATGGTAACGGGATTCAGTCTGCTTTTGAGGAAGAATCTGATAGTTACTACATAAGTATACATGAGCATCCGAGTTTTAGTTACCCTGGAACCGGGTATGGTGATGAGCACGGAATGGGTGATGGAAAGGGGACCATTCTGAATCTCCCACTTTCGCCAGGGGCGAATGACGGGGATGTGGAAAATCTTCTTAAAAAAGTTATTTTACCGAAGCTTGAGGAGTGGCAGCCAGAAGCAATTATCATTGCAGCGGGCTTTGATGCTCACATTGCTGATGATATGTCAGGGCTCCATTACTCCACTGACCTGTATTTTACTCTTGGCCGCCAGGTGAAGTCCTGGGCAAATCGATTTACCAATGGGAAATTGCTTTCCATTTTAGAAGGCGGATATGAACTCTCTGTTCTTGGAGATTCCGTTGAGGCATACGTGAGAGGTATACTGGAGTAGACCCGGTTATACTAAAATTTAAATCTTTTAAGCGAGGTAGATATGTACATTTTACGGCATATGACACCCGATCCTATCACCGTTTCTCCAGACATGCTTCTCCCTGAAGCCAGGGCTCTGTTAAATGACTTTCATTTCCGCCATCTCCCAGTTGTTGATGGACAGGGACAATTGGTAGGAATACTCACAGATCGTGATCTGCGTTCAGCCTATCCTTCTTCTGTTATCAGCGACAGTGAAAGACGACTGGTGTATGAACGTGTACAGCAAACATCGGTCTCGGAAATCATGTCCACCGATTGTGTTACACTCGGCACTGATTCAACACTTGACGATGCTCTCTTTCTCTTTGATAGAGATCAGCCTGGGGCTCTCCCCGTGCTTGATAAGGAGGGTAAAGTGGTTGGTATCTTTTCCATTAGAGACCTCAATGCTGCCTACAAAACACTTTTTGGAGTTGGTGAAAAGGGCGCGGTTCTTATTGGTATCCATGATGATGGTAGCCCGACTATCATGACTCGAATTGTGACACTTCTTGAGCAGGAAAAAATTCCATTCACCAGGGTTCTTCGTATCTTTGATAAAGAGGTGGGAGATACTATTTACCTGAGGATAAATACTTTCAAAATTGCCGCGGTTCTTGATCTTCTGGAGGAGAACGGTTTTGACGTTAAGAAGGAATGAGCGTTCAGGTTTGTCGGAACCTGGAAGATTGTTAATATACTGTAAATATTGCCGTAAGGCAGAATGTCCCTGGTGTTTTTATGAGTATCGATACGCTGTTTAACCCGAAAAGTGTTGCGGTCGTTGGGGCCTCTCGAACCGATGGGAAGATTGGTCATACCATTCTTGCTAATATCATCAGGGGTGGCTTTCAAGGTGCTATTATTCCAATTAACCCTGCAGCCAAAGAGATACTTGGCCTTCCCTGTTTTCCATCTCTTGGGGAATGTGGCCAGGAAGTGGATCTCGTGGTGTCAGCCTTACCGCAGTCACTGGTTAAAACAGTGGTTGATGAGTGTCCAAAAGTGAAGGCAAAAGGCCTGATTGTTATAGCGTCGGGATACCAGGAAACCGGTCCCGATGGTGCCATCCTTGAGCAGGAACTTGTTGAACTCTGTACTCGTCGTGAGCTGAGACTTCTCGGTCCGAATTGTCTGGGGTTTATTAATACCGCCAACAATCTCAATGCTTCTTTCGCAGGAGATATGCCGGGTAGCGGTGATGTTACACTTTTTTCTCAGTCTGGGGCACTCTGCAGCGTTATGCTCGATATGGCCAATGATCGTCATATGGGGTTGGCCAAGCTGGTAAGTGTAGGAAATAAGGCGGATATAAGCGGTGTTGATATGCTTGCCTATCTTGCAAAGGATGATGATACAAAGGTTATCGTAGGGTATCTTGAAGATATAGTGTCTGGTAAGAATTTTATAAAGGCGGCAGAAGATGCCGCATCAAATAAACCGGTAATTATTTTAAAATCCGGGACCACTTCCGCAGGACTGAAGGCGACAGTGTCTCATACGGGTATACTGGCTGGCGCTGATACAGCATATGGAGCAGCTTTTAAACGATCGGGTGTGATACGAGCGGATACCTTTGAGTCTCTTTTTGATTTTGCATCGGCGTTTTCCCTGCAGCCACTTCCAAAAGGAAATAACGTTCGTATTATCACGAATGCGGGTGGAGCTGGAATTATGGCAGCCGATGCGGTGGAACTTGCTGGAATGAAAGTCCAAGAGCATGGTCAGAATGAAAGAAAGGCTGCGATTCAGCAACCGCAAAAGATTTTCAAACCTGTTAATCCTGTTGATATACTGGGTGATGTTGATCCTGGTGTATATGTAACTGCGATAAAAGCTGCTCAGACCGACTCCGATGTTGATGCCATCCTTATTGTCCTGACTCCACAAGCAATGAAGCGTCCTGCAGAAACAGCCAGTGCCATAGTAACCTGTATTGATGGAACCAAACCGATAGTGGCTGCTTTTATGGGTGGCCATGAGACAACCCTTCTGCGTAAGGAACTCGTTGCTGCTGGTTTGCCTCTGTATAAATCACCGGAAAGAGCAGTGGCTGCCCTCAAGGCAATGGGTGAATATGCTGCCTGGAAAAAGCGCCCACCACGCACGGTTACCAGATTTAAAGTAAACAGGCGCAGGGTGGAACGAATTCTTTCACGTCGTCAGCGTACCGGGATGCTTCAGCTTGGTGAGGTGAAGGGGAAAGATGTTCTTGGTGCCTATGGCTTTCATGTACCGACCGGGGCCCTGGCCTCGACGGCAGAAGAGGCAACGGAGATTGCAGAACGTATAGGATATCCTGTGGCAATGAAGATTGTATCTCCTGACATTGTCCATAAGAGTGATCTTGGCGGAGTGTTCTTAAACGTTTCCAACAGGGAATCTGCTGAGGACACTTATGACTTGATGACCTTAAAGATTCGTAAAAAGGTTCCCGGTGCTCGTATTGAAGGGGTGTATGTTGAAAAGATGGCCAGTAAAGGGCTCGAGGTGATCATCGGTATGACCAGAGACCCCCAGTTCGGCCCCATGCTAATGTTTGGTCTTGGTGGGATTTTTGTAGAGGTAATGAAAGATGTGACTTTTCACCTTGCCCCTATCACCGAACAGGAAGCGATACAGATGCTGAAATCCACTAAATCCTACGCAATGCTGCAGGGGCGTCGAGGTCAGAGTGGAGTTGATGTGGTTGCAATAGCTTCGGGTCTGCAGCGAATCAGTCAGTTAACGACGGATTTTCCACAGATTTTAGAGCTTGATATCAACCCCTTTATTGTCGGTGAGTTTGGATCCGAACCTGTGGTGGCAGATGCGCGAATGACATTGGCACCATTACCGGAAGAGAAGTAAGGACGAATAGAATATCTCAGAATTATAATTTAATCGGGAAATATAACTTTTCAGTTGTCTTGTTGATGAGTTATGAGGGAATTATGGAATACGACGCCAATTGGAAAGAAACCTATAAAGACATGATTAAAACCCCAAAACGGGCTTTGTCACTGTTGAAATCAGGTCATCGGGTTTTTATTGGAACCGGCTGCGGAGAGCCCACGGTACTCGTTGAGGCAATGACACGAATTGCAGGGAATCTTGCAGATGTGGAAATTGTAGAACTCTTAACCAAAGGAAATGCCCCCTATGCCGAGAAAAAATTTGCCAACTGTTTTAAAATCAACTCACTTTTTATAGGCCACAATGTACGCGAGGTAATCAAAGAAGGACGCGGAGACTATACACCTGTTCTTATGTCCGACATCCCACGTCTTTTTAATTCTGGTCAGTTGCCTCTTGATGTGGCTCTTATTCAGGTTACTCCTCCTGACTCCCGAGGAAAAATGAGCCTGGGAGTATCCGTTGACATTGTAAAAAGTGCTGCTGAAAATGCATCTCTTGTTATAGCTCAGGTCAATCCGCAAATGCCCTGGACCCGCGGTGACAGCCTTATAGATGTCTATGACCTTGATATTCTGGTGCCAGCCGATGTTCCTCTTCTTGAACGTAAATCCAAACCACCTCATCCAATCAGTTTGAAAATTGCAGAGTTTGTCGCCGGTCTTGTGCCAAGCGGGTCCACTGTAGAGTTTGGACTTGGGAGGATTCCAGGTGTTGGCCGTATCCCGCAGGCCGTTATAGGTGCCTTGAAGGACAAGCATGATATTGGCATCCATACAGAACTTATCACCGATGACATTCTCGATTTAATACGGAGTGGGGTAGTAAGCGGCAATAGGAAATCCACGGATCGGGGCAAAATTGTGGCTAGTTTTTGTATGGGAAGCAGGGAGCTTTACGACTTTATAGATGACAATCCATTGTTCTCCTTTCGCCCTACGGAATATGTGAATGATTCAAACATTATTGGCAAGCAGAATCGGATGGTATCCGTGAACATGGCCCTGCAGATTGACCTCACGGGGCAGGTGTGTTCAGATTCGGAAGATGGCTTTTTCTATTCTGGAGTCGGAGGACAGGTTGACTTTAACCGTGGTGCTTCTCGCTCCGAAGGAGGGCGTGCCATTATCACAATTCCATCCACAACAAGTGACGGAGAGTCGCGGATCAGGGTGCATTTGAGCCCGGGTGCCGGTGTTGTTGTGAGCAGGGCGACGGTTCATTACATTGTGAGTGAGTATGGAGTGGCCTATCTTCATGGAAAATCTGTTCAGGATCGAACCCTTGCTCTTATCTCCATTGCCCATCCTGATCATCGTGAACAGCTATTAAAGGATGCTATTGAAGCCAGGTATATCCGTCAGGATTTTGTGGATGTTGAAGGAAAATTTGTTGTTGCCCCACAGGGTATGATGAAAGCCACTTATCTGATGGATAACGGGACAGAATTGTATTTCAGGCCCATTCATCCAACCGATGAACCATTGATGCGCGATCTTCTCTATGATCTTTCCCAGGAAACTCTGTACTACAGATTTATGAGTCATAATCAGCATTTCGGGCATAAAGAAATTCAAAATTTTGTCTATGTTGATCATCGTAAGGATGTTGCCATTGTTGGAACATTGCCAGAGGCCCATGGAGATGATATCGTCGCCGTTGGCAGGTATTACCTGGATGAAAGAAGCAACAGGGCTGAAGTTGCCTTTGTTATCCGGGACGAATGGCAGAATAAGGGGTTGGGAACATTTATGTTTAAACATCTTATTACCCTCGCGAAGGCGAGTGGTATTGCCGGGTTCACTGCAGAAGTCTTACGTGATAATAAGCGGATGCAGGCGATATTTAATCACTCCGGGTATAAGGTCCAAAGTGCAGTTGAAGAAGGTGTTTATAGCTTTCGGATTGAATTTTAATAAGGGTCTATCAGGCTTGCTCCGACAAAATCGAATAACTGGACTTCTTATTACTCACATTTTCTCTGTGGATAAAATATGGACATTAGCCTGACAACTCCAGCATTACTGTTTCCCGCCGTCACATTTCTGCTGGTCGCTTACACCAATCGTTTTCTTGCACTTGGTTCGCGTATCCGTCAACTGCACGATCGATATTTGGAAAACCCCAATGATGTTCTTCTTTCTCAGATAAAGAGCCTGCGACATCGAGTGGTACTTATTCGTAATATGCAGTTTTTTGGTGTTGGGGGATTGTTTCTTTGTGTGTTCTGTATGTTTCTTCTTTTTGCAGGTAATGAACTGGGTGGGAAAATAACTTTTGCTATCAGTTTGATAATGTTACTTGTTTCTCTTGCTATATCCCTGCGGGAAATCCTGTTGTCGGTGGAGGCTTTGAATCTGGAACTGAGCAGTATGGAGCAGAGTAAACACTCAGGTAAAGAGAAGTTGCATGTAAAACAATAACGCTGAGGGGGAAGTGATAAAGGATGCTGTTACTGTTTTGGCGAACGGACGGGTAAGGCTCGTCTGTTGCCCCCCGTTCCCCTTTTTAATCTTTTTGTGACTCCATAGTTAAATCCAAATGCTATGGCCTTGTTGTCCGAGGTTCGTCTGTCGGTCCAGACGTAGGGGGCGCTGATGTTGATTGTTTGTGTCACAACATCAATAGACCCTGAATAGTCCTGCCCCTGCACTTTCTTTCCATTACCATAGAGTGATTTGAGCTCGCTGGATGCAGGCATTCTCCAGTCATTGTGCCCGCCAACTGCAAAGTTTTTGCAATACTCTACGGCCCCGGACCAGTTAATGCTTGAACCGTTGTCGGTTGCAGCCCATATAAGGCCGGTTTTTTCATCCCGTACTGTTCCATCGGATAGGGTCTTGAATCGGACATCTGCTGCTCTTGCATTAAAAATAAGAAGGCAGAGCAGGAGATAAAAAAAGGCGCCGGTGATGGATGCTTTTCTGAGTAGACAGTTGGTACTATTCATTGTTCTCTTTTTCCTGTGGTGGAGTAGTGTCAATCTTTCCAAGCGATAGTGGCGGACTCCAGGTTAGCCACTTGTCATTCGGATCCCTGTGAAGAACAAAATGTTTGCCGTTGGCAACACGATTTCCCATGTCATCCTTGTC comes from Desulfocapsa sulfexigens DSM 10523 and encodes:
- a CDS encoding Lcl C-terminal domain-containing protein, yielding MNSTNCLLRKASITGAFFYLLLCLLIFNARAADVRFKTLSDGTVRDEKTGLIWAATDNGSSINWSGAVEYCKNFAVGGHNDWRMPASSELKSLYGNGKKVQGQDYSGSIDVVTQTINISAPYVWTDRRTSDNKAIAFGFNYGVTKRLKRGTGGNRRALPVRSPKQ